The DNA segment TAGCTGACGGCTCATGTTGGATACGGTTATCCTAAGGTATATAAATAcagtaaaatgaacaaaaacttAGATCGTACCTACTATGAGATaaacatgcatttttttcaCTTACACTAACGTATAAAGTGAAACTACGGAcaggtaaaataaaaatccattCCGTTTCTTCAAACGTTCGGCTGATTTGAGAATAATTGGTCTGTATTGCGTGGTAAACGAAGGGGACATTTTGATCGCATAATAATGCACAGAGTGCTTCGTGCCATTACGTTAAGCAATGCGCTAATGAACTCGACGATGTGCAGCTGTAGTGAGATCGACTAGGACACAGAAACTACTTCAACTTGgattaggttttttttgcgcctTAATTTTCAActgtttcatttaaaatttCGTTACTATGCCCGACAAGATTAATACAAACAATCTTGCCAAAACTAATCGTAACATTGGGAACTATATTTTAAAACGAATCCGGCTTGTGCAAAAAATACAACTAAGCCATACCCTTCGAAAGAAATGTCCACATGCGTGTTGTTGGGATGCTGCTGCACTTTTTAAGATGTCGTCAAACGTTAGATCGAGCTTCGCCAATGCTCGCGATCATTAATTAGATCGTTTAATTCTCactgtgaaaaaaaacaatcgatcAACTCCTACTTACGATCACTCACACGCACATTAggtgtttcgtttttctcttCCAATTAAAAAAACCCGCGCATGTATGTTCTTTACGTCCTTTCTTAGATATTATTGGTGTTGTACAAATAAAAGTCGGTTCGCCACTCTACGTTATGATGCACAGGCATTGTATCGCTGTCGTGTCGTGTTGTTTTCCGTTTACTGTAGTCTCGTCTTGGATATATCCCCTCTTTTAGTGACCGTAATGATTGTTGTTGTACTGTGCTAAAAACTATACTATCCTACGCATTACACCTCATATTCCTCTCCACATCCCCGGTCAAGCACAATGGCTCACCATATGCACCCCCATTTTAAACCCTCCCTTCATCCCTACCATGCCCCCACGAACACATCTACGTCCTGTGTCGCTCTCTTGACCTTCGTTTCACTCTACAGTTTTATCAGCTTCGGAGCGCTAAGTTCTGGCGTGTCTTCGCCATTATCGTCGCAGCAGAGAGGACGTTTGTTGctgccattgctgctgctgtcggtgGAGATCGGCGTGTCCGGTTCGGTACTGTCCGCGACGGGGCTGGTCGTGCTCAACGCGTCCTTTCCAGCGACTGCTGAATCGCCTAAGCTTTCACCGGATGCTTTCGTGCAGTCGCTGACGAGAGATGTCACTTGTGTGTTGGCGGCGGCGACGGTTGTCTGCACCTGTTCCGTTACCGAGGTACCATTGTTCGTTAATTCGGTCATCGTGACCGCTGCTGCTTCGGCCGTGCTGCTATTGTCAGTGGCATCCTTGGACGTATCCTCAGCATCGAGGAGCTTTTCTTCGTCCTCCTGCGCAGAGCCACTCGAGCCCGGCGTACTTTTGCCATTGGAAACGACGCCTCCGGCAGCCGCCGCTTCGTTGCTTtccgattccgacgattccacCATAGCGGTGCGGGAGTTTTCGTCGTTCGTATTACCCTCATCCTCAACGATGCCATTGTCTCCATCTACCTCCTCCTCATCGGCAACCtcgtcatcatcctcatcTTCACCTCCCTCTTCCTTTGAGATTCCGTTCTGAGCGGCGTCGGCCTCAGCATCAGCCGCAACGCCATTGCCATTTCCCGGCATGCCGCCAAGCAGCTCCGGCTGTAAATCTGACACGACGTAGTGCGTCCATAGTGCCAGCTCGACCGAATGTGCTGACCATTTCTTCGGCTTCGGACCCGTCTTGTCCGACGCACCATTTTCGGTCGCATCACCCTTGCCTTCCTTGCCTGCCGGCTCCTTGGCAGCGCTTTCACTTCCTTCCCCGTCGGCCGCAACAGCCTCCGCTGTGCCACCACCTCCGCCACCGCCATTAGTGGCACTGTCCTTCTTTTCGCCCGCTGATTCTTCTGCAGCGCCATTGCTTTCCTCTTCCAGGTTTAGCCGCTCCATTGTCTGCTGGATGTGTGTGACAAACTTTAGATACTCTTTAGTCGTATAATCGATGCCCTCAATATCCGGAATTGCCATCAGACATTCGTCGGCCATGAAGGGCGCGCTTtccggtgcagcagcagccagcaaaGCCGATGCCATCGTAATTCCCACACCCTTCAGGTTCGAGAGAGCATTCAGTGCCTGCTCCAGGTTCGGCAGCTTCCGGAAAGCTTTCTTCGTCTCCATCACCACCGCCCGGGGTGTGTTGATTTTGATGAGATAGGACAGCTGCGGGTAGAACTTGCCACGCGTCTGCTTCCACTCCATCGTCTGTACCAGCTCTTCGTGCAGCAGGTGAGCATCGCGGCCACGAGTTTTGATCAACTTCGGCAGCTCGTTCTGGTACCACTTTTCGAGGCGTAATAGTTTATCTGCCTTTTTGCCATTGCCTCGCGTTTCTGCCTTCAGCTTCAGGGCTTTCGGGTACAGCTTTAGCACGTAGTCAAACTGGGCCGAGTTGCCGTGCTGGAAGAATGTTGCACTATCCTTGACAATTGCCATTGTTTCGCTGTAATGAAATAAGAGCAGAAAAACATACCATTAGTATTTAAAATTAGTATTAAGCACAAAAGAGTATCAGAAACATAATATCGTGTCCCGCAGTTGCCATCAATCAATAGTTTAGTGCGAAGCATGTAGTACAAGTGATGTACAAAGTTCATGGTTTATATCTTAGACCATGGAtttcatattattttaaaatgtgtatTATGGATGATCGATGATCTCCATGAAATTATAGTTTATAACCCTAAATGTATTTGACCCTAACTCATCATCAGTCACACCAGTGTAGCATCTCATTAGCCGGATTGCGCCCCTCATAATGAACACCGCAGAAAGCGCGATGGAGAATGCTTTATTGGTTGCATTCCAAGCGCGTCCGACAAAGAAGAGTAAGCCTTTTCACATACGTCATTCTGATCGGAACATCGGAAAGCTTAGTGTATTGAGCAGTAGCTGCTACACACTACCGCCGAGCCAGCCGCTGATTAAAGCAAATGTCAGACAGCACACGTACATTTGTGTTGAGTTCGGTATAATGGACGTCACGGAAGCATAATCTTGCACGGTACAGAGCAATCACCCTCCCACATTCCGGCAGCATCATCCACGCGTCCGTTGTATGCAAAATGATACAGAAATAGCATGATGTATCGACATACATAAATGGTACCATCCAGAGTACGCCACGTAcgccaaacacacatacgaaGCATGTCCGGTTTATGCTACTGCTGGGTCAATAACGCTATGCAACAACGATTTTCCCTGCATTCCTCTCGATCAGTAGTAGCCGTGGAACAGGAAGTGCGGACGCCCAAAAGAATGGCGAAAGAACGACTCTTGGTGGTAAATATTCATGGCACCGTAACACTAAAGCCCATGAAGCATACCCGCTAGGTCAGGATGTACGAGAACACACCTCTCTAGGGTCGCTCGACGTCGAAAATTGCCCGCCGTACCCATAATGTCTGATAGAGATGGGGTTTTGTGTGCATGCAGGTGCaaaatgcagcagcaaaaaagctaACATCACCGTACCGTTCGATCCGGAAGGTCCGGATGTTCAATGAAGCAAGTCCAATGCAACCAATGGCGCAGCAATGCCATCACCCcagcccagcagcagccatcgtCGGAACCAGTCATCATGAAATACGGGAAATtgccaaataaaacaaatgcatTACGCAGGCACAAGCCGGTGGAGCACACGATGCCTGATGTCGTAAAATTGCAGACGAGGCAGACGACGGGCACGGGCCAGGCAGAGAGTAAAAATCTAAATCGCTCTACCTACCACCGTCAGCATAAAGCAACAGAAGCAGGAGACAACAGTGCGGCTTAGTGCGATAACGGATCGCACATAAATAATGCATCGCAATGCGTGCCTAATTCCGCACATCGATTTGCATCGATTTATAAATCAACCGCTGTCGGGTCGGTTAAAGCATGGTGCAAAACAACGGCAAACGCGCCAAGCCAAAGCGATATGGCTTTTTCGCACTTTACTCTACACATTCGAACGAGTGCGAGTTGTCGGAAGTTATAATAAATAGCATTTAGTGTACAACAAACAGCATTGTGCAGTGTGTGGCGAATGGTGGCTGTTTGCCGTTGATCGATTGTATGAATCATGTCAAGGAAATTAAATATCCGTTAGTCGTTTCGAGTTCCCATCCTCTATGGTTGGAAAACAATAATATTGAGGatttaacagaaaaaaatcgtGCATTTTTCGTACAAAGTGAAGCCTAGCCATGAGTATCGAATATCGTTTTTGTCACATTGCAAACGCTTACGAATCAAGCACAATCCTGTGTTCCATTCATTCGGTCAACCGGTGCGAATTAACTACAAATTATCCTTTTATCTTCTGCATACAAATCCTTTCCTGCTGTTCGTTGCTGGATTAATTCGATGTCGAAAAGAGTAATATATAATACCCGAAGGAACcgaaggtttttttgttgttgtttttagtttttcacTCCTTTATTCTCGATACCCCTTATAACAAAACTTACAGAAATACAACTGGCTTACGATTCCTTTCCGATGTAAAGGGAAAAGATTAACTTTATAATTCCCATCGTACTTTACTCAAACTAAAACATGGACATGGTTAAGGGGCGACAGCTGAGGGGAAGCGTGCGAAAAGAATGATGCCTTTTCTATCCATTCATCTTCGTCATTGACGAATTGACCGGATCAGCGCAACCCGAACGGCTAAATAATGGCCTGCCCCATCAAGGCCAACACAGGAAGGGAAAATACGTCCGTACTTGGGATGGGATTGAGAAATAAATTGCACAAAATTCCTTCACCAACAGCCGCATCATGAACGAACGAAAGCAGCGCCCGCACTTTTCTCACAGTGAAGCAGAATGGGAGGAATCTCTGAATACCGTGGCTGGCCAAATTGAACgtggaaaagcaaaagaaaaatgcaagCTCTTCCGTTGGGAAAAGTTGTATCTCCATTTAATCACAACCCAGCGTTCTGGGTATATTATCTTGTACCGATCGCTTCCA comes from the Anopheles coluzzii chromosome 2, AcolN3, whole genome shotgun sequence genome and includes:
- the LOC120951533 gene encoding uncharacterized protein LOC120951533 — translated: MAIVKDSATFFQHGNSAQFDYVLKLYPKALKLKAETRGNGKKADKLLRLEKWYQNELPKLIKTRGRDAHLLHEELVQTMEWKQTRGKFYPQLSYLIKINTPRAVVMETKKAFRKLPNLEQALNALSNLKGVGITMASALLAAAAPESAPFMADECLMAIPDIEGIDYTTKEYLKFVTHIQQTMERLNLEEESNGAAEESAGEKKDSATNGGGGGGGTAEAVAADGEGSESAAKEPAGKEGKGDATENGASDKTGPKPKKWSAHSVELALWTHYVVSDLQPELLGGMPGNGNGVAADAEADAAQNGISKEEGGEDEDDDEVADEEEVDGDNGIVEDEGNTNDENSRTAMVESSESESNEAAAAGGVVSNGKSTPGSSGSAQEDEEKLLDAEDTSKDATDNSSTAEAAAVTMTELTNNGTSVTEQVQTTVAAANTQVTSLVSDCTKASGESLGDSAVAGKDALSTTSPVADSTEPDTPISTDSSSNGSNKRPLCCDDNGEDTPELSAPKLIKL